One genomic window of Triplophysa rosa linkage group LG11, Trosa_1v2, whole genome shotgun sequence includes the following:
- the unkl gene encoding putative E3 ubiquitin-protein ligase UNKL isoform X1 yields the protein MPSVSKTAASASPQTEKPTHYTYLKEFRTEQCPLFLQHKCTQHRPFTCFHWHFLNQRRRRPIRRRDGTFNYSPDVYCTKYDETTGICPDGDDCPYLHRTTGDTERKYHLRYYKTGTCIHETDARGHCVKNGLHCAFAHGPHDLRPPVYDIREIQAQEALQNGQLGSGEGIPDLQPGVLASQAMIEKTLNEDPRWQDTNFVLANYKTDQCTKPPRLCRQGYACPHYHNSRDRRRNPRKFKYRSTPCPSVKHGDEWGEPSKCESGDSCPYCHSRTEQQFHPEIYKSTKCNDMRQTGYCPRGPFCAFAHVERIPSTEETMSTLLSAMQASSQCKLGSQQYPECPVTDWSSNMNSITSSASNNGQTGNVSCSNSPTVTPSSGSYSSLSPIGPIGRPKCFTNGSLCSQSTTPSVSSPTSKYPKAPGFEREDQAKNQKSQSLENNPRLIDQDKQAHSGMFSVVNALASSITSSITSSLASSIGSDSSSPTTLSTMNAKATPFYPGSNTVESVIGSALDLNFSDINVASLDKDFEDQDNNGLCLTSQRLLGGSAPVNIPGSLARSSSLHSSSSLSASPLGSLSHSLSQSLLTGMASQQSQPQVPPVKTEHGLLGTPTSTQNSLGLNGGAGSIWDFMSGSFSPSPSPVFSSLTSSTVGSSSTDIGRLLRELDEAKRKIKQWEDAWHQVKQACEAWQKDAHEAKEQAKSAEAERQLAEQKREDTERKLKEIQRDFDVLCRSPNTPLLRSYGELDQLPLPKLRSIQSQLRSDLDLIDGVIYQLQSKKCIVCQKHDRSIVLQPCQHYVLCQNCASGKTECPYCKTKILKW from the exons ATATTTGAAGGAGTTCAGGACCGAACAGTGCCCACTGTTTTTGCAGCACAAATGCACGCAGCATAGACCCTTTACGTGTTTCCACTGGCATTTTCTAAACCAGAGAAGACGGAGACCCATACGGAGAAGAGACGGGACTTTTAATTACAGCCCCGATGTGTATTGCACCAAGTATGACGAAACAACAGGAATATGCCCTGACGGAGACGA TTGTCCTTATTTACACCGGACCACCGGTGACACAGAGCGCAAGTACCATTTACGTTACTACAAGACCGGCACCTGCATCCATGAGACAGACGCTCGTGGACACTGTGTGAAGAACGGCCTCCACTGCGCTTTCGCTCATGGACCACATGATCTTCGTCCACCAGTTTATGACATAAG AGAGATCCAGGCACAGGAAGCGCTGCAGAACGGACAGTTGGGATCCGGGGAGGGAATTCCTGATCTGCAGCCAGGTGTGCTGGCCAGCCAGGCCATGATTGAGAAGACCCTCAACGAGGACCCCCGCTGGCAAG aCACTAATTTTGTTTTGGCCAATTATAAAACGGATCAGTGCACCAAGCCTCCGCGTCTGTGCAGGCAGGGCTACGCCTGTCCCCACTATCACAACAGCAGAGATAGGAGAAGAAATCCTAGAAAGTTCAAATACAG ATCGACCCCGTGCCCGAGTGTGAAACATGGCGATGAATGGGGCGAACCCTCAAAGTGTGAGAGCGGCGACAGCTGTCCGTACTGCCACTCCCGCACAGAACAGCAATTCCATCCAGAG ATTTACAAATCTACAAAATGCAACGACATGAGGCAAACTGGATACTGTCCAAGGGGGCCATTCTGTGCTTTTGCACATGTGGAAA GAATTCCCTCCACAGAAGAGACCATGAGCACGTTGCTCTCAGCCATGCAGGCAAGTTCTCAGTGCAAGCTGGGCTCGCAGCAATACCCGGAGTGTCCGGTTACCGACTGGAGTAGCAACATGAATTCCATCACCAGCAGCGCTAGCAACAACGGCCAGACAGGAAAC GTGTCTTGCTCTAATAGTCCGACTGTAACGCCAAGCTCAGGAAGCTACAGTTCTTTGTCCCCAATTGGACCCATCGGCAGGCCAAAATGCTTTACTAATGGTAGCTTATGTTCACAGTCCACCACGCCCAGTGTTTCCTCTCCGACGTCTAAATATCCCAAAGCTCCGGGTTTTGAACGGGAGGATCAG GCAAAGAACCAGAAGAGCCAGTCTCTGGAAAATAATCCAAGGTTAATAGACCAAGACAAACAG GCTCACAGCGGCATGTTTTCAGTGGTGAACGCGCTAGCATCCAGCATAACATCGAGCATCACATCCAGCCTGGCTTCCAGTATTGGATCTGACAGTTCATCACCCACCACTTTATCAACCATGAATGCAAAAGCCACGCCTTTCTATCCAGGCAGCAATACCGTGGAGTCAGTAATAG GATCTGCGCTCGACCTTAATTTTAGTGACATCAATGTTGCCTCCCTTGATAAAGATTTCGAGGACCAGGATAACAATGGCCTTTGTTTAACAA GTCAGAGGTTATTAGGAGGCTCCGCTCCTGTCAATATTCCCGGCTCTCTGGCTCGGTCTTCCTCTCTGCATTCATCCTCCTCTCTTTCCGCCTCCCCGCTCGGCTCACTGTCCCATTCTCTGTCCCAGTCTCTGCTCACTGGAATGGCCTCCCAGCAGAGCCAGCCACAGGTGCCGCCTGTTAAAACCGAGCATGGCCTTCTAGGAACACCCACGTCTACGCAGAACTCCTTAG GTCTGAATGGTGGAGCGGGAAGTATATGGGACTTTATGAGTGGCAGCTTCTCTCCCAGCCCGTCTCCAGTGTTCAGCAGCCTTACCTCCAGCACGGTCGGCTCCAGCAGCACAGACATCGGCCGACTCCTGCGAGAACTAGACGAGGCCAAGCGCAAGATAAAGCAATGGGAAGATGCCTGGCACCAAGTCAAACAG GCCTGCGAAGCGTGGCAGAAAGACGCTCacgaagcaaaagaacaagctAAATCAGCGGAGGCGGAGCGGCAGCTTGCGGAGCAGAAGCGCGAGGATACCGAGCGAAAGCTGAAGGAAATTCAAAGAGACTTTGACGTTTTGTGTCGCTCGCCGAACACGCCCCTCCTGCGCAGCTACGGCGAGCTGGACCAGCTCCCCCTGCCAAAGCTGCGCTCCATCCAGAGTCAGCTGCGCTCCGACCTAGACCTCATAGACGGG GTTATATATCAGCTACagtcaaagaaatgtatagtttGCCAAAAGCATGATCGTTCCATTGTCCTGCAGCCTTGCCAACATTATGTACTTTGTCAGAACTGTGCGTCTGGTAAAACGGAATGTCCATACTGTAAGACAAAAATCTTGAAGTGGTGA
- the unkl gene encoding putative E3 ubiquitin-protein ligase UNKL isoform X2 produces the protein MPSVSKTAASASPQTEKPTHYTYLKEFRTEQCPLFLQHKCTQHRPFTCFHWHFLNQRRRRPIRRRDGTFNYSPDVYCTKYDETTGICPDGDDCPYLHRTTGDTERKYHLRYYKTGTCIHETDARGHCVKNGLHCAFAHGPHDLRPPVYDIREIQAQEALQNGQLGSGEGIPDLQPGVLASQAMIEKTLNEDPRWQDTNFVLANYKTDQCTKPPRLCRQGYACPHYHNSRDRRRNPRKFKYRSTPCPSVKHGDEWGEPSKCESGDSCPYCHSRTEQQFHPEIYKSTKCNDMRQTGYCPRGPFCAFAHVERIPSTEETMSTLLSAMQASSQCKLGSQQYPECPVTDWSSNMNSITSSASNNGQTGNAKNQKSQSLENNPRLIDQDKQAHSGMFSVVNALASSITSSITSSLASSIGSDSSSPTTLSTMNAKATPFYPGSNTVESVIGSALDLNFSDINVASLDKDFEDQDNNGLCLTSQRLLGGSAPVNIPGSLARSSSLHSSSSLSASPLGSLSHSLSQSLLTGMASQQSQPQVPPVKTEHGLLGTPTSTQNSLGLNGGAGSIWDFMSGSFSPSPSPVFSSLTSSTVGSSSTDIGRLLRELDEAKRKIKQWEDAWHQVKQACEAWQKDAHEAKEQAKSAEAERQLAEQKREDTERKLKEIQRDFDVLCRSPNTPLLRSYGELDQLPLPKLRSIQSQLRSDLDLIDGVIYQLQSKKCIVCQKHDRSIVLQPCQHYVLCQNCASGKTECPYCKTKILKW, from the exons ATATTTGAAGGAGTTCAGGACCGAACAGTGCCCACTGTTTTTGCAGCACAAATGCACGCAGCATAGACCCTTTACGTGTTTCCACTGGCATTTTCTAAACCAGAGAAGACGGAGACCCATACGGAGAAGAGACGGGACTTTTAATTACAGCCCCGATGTGTATTGCACCAAGTATGACGAAACAACAGGAATATGCCCTGACGGAGACGA TTGTCCTTATTTACACCGGACCACCGGTGACACAGAGCGCAAGTACCATTTACGTTACTACAAGACCGGCACCTGCATCCATGAGACAGACGCTCGTGGACACTGTGTGAAGAACGGCCTCCACTGCGCTTTCGCTCATGGACCACATGATCTTCGTCCACCAGTTTATGACATAAG AGAGATCCAGGCACAGGAAGCGCTGCAGAACGGACAGTTGGGATCCGGGGAGGGAATTCCTGATCTGCAGCCAGGTGTGCTGGCCAGCCAGGCCATGATTGAGAAGACCCTCAACGAGGACCCCCGCTGGCAAG aCACTAATTTTGTTTTGGCCAATTATAAAACGGATCAGTGCACCAAGCCTCCGCGTCTGTGCAGGCAGGGCTACGCCTGTCCCCACTATCACAACAGCAGAGATAGGAGAAGAAATCCTAGAAAGTTCAAATACAG ATCGACCCCGTGCCCGAGTGTGAAACATGGCGATGAATGGGGCGAACCCTCAAAGTGTGAGAGCGGCGACAGCTGTCCGTACTGCCACTCCCGCACAGAACAGCAATTCCATCCAGAG ATTTACAAATCTACAAAATGCAACGACATGAGGCAAACTGGATACTGTCCAAGGGGGCCATTCTGTGCTTTTGCACATGTGGAAA GAATTCCCTCCACAGAAGAGACCATGAGCACGTTGCTCTCAGCCATGCAGGCAAGTTCTCAGTGCAAGCTGGGCTCGCAGCAATACCCGGAGTGTCCGGTTACCGACTGGAGTAGCAACATGAATTCCATCACCAGCAGCGCTAGCAACAACGGCCAGACAGGAAAC GCAAAGAACCAGAAGAGCCAGTCTCTGGAAAATAATCCAAGGTTAATAGACCAAGACAAACAG GCTCACAGCGGCATGTTTTCAGTGGTGAACGCGCTAGCATCCAGCATAACATCGAGCATCACATCCAGCCTGGCTTCCAGTATTGGATCTGACAGTTCATCACCCACCACTTTATCAACCATGAATGCAAAAGCCACGCCTTTCTATCCAGGCAGCAATACCGTGGAGTCAGTAATAG GATCTGCGCTCGACCTTAATTTTAGTGACATCAATGTTGCCTCCCTTGATAAAGATTTCGAGGACCAGGATAACAATGGCCTTTGTTTAACAA GTCAGAGGTTATTAGGAGGCTCCGCTCCTGTCAATATTCCCGGCTCTCTGGCTCGGTCTTCCTCTCTGCATTCATCCTCCTCTCTTTCCGCCTCCCCGCTCGGCTCACTGTCCCATTCTCTGTCCCAGTCTCTGCTCACTGGAATGGCCTCCCAGCAGAGCCAGCCACAGGTGCCGCCTGTTAAAACCGAGCATGGCCTTCTAGGAACACCCACGTCTACGCAGAACTCCTTAG GTCTGAATGGTGGAGCGGGAAGTATATGGGACTTTATGAGTGGCAGCTTCTCTCCCAGCCCGTCTCCAGTGTTCAGCAGCCTTACCTCCAGCACGGTCGGCTCCAGCAGCACAGACATCGGCCGACTCCTGCGAGAACTAGACGAGGCCAAGCGCAAGATAAAGCAATGGGAAGATGCCTGGCACCAAGTCAAACAG GCCTGCGAAGCGTGGCAGAAAGACGCTCacgaagcaaaagaacaagctAAATCAGCGGAGGCGGAGCGGCAGCTTGCGGAGCAGAAGCGCGAGGATACCGAGCGAAAGCTGAAGGAAATTCAAAGAGACTTTGACGTTTTGTGTCGCTCGCCGAACACGCCCCTCCTGCGCAGCTACGGCGAGCTGGACCAGCTCCCCCTGCCAAAGCTGCGCTCCATCCAGAGTCAGCTGCGCTCCGACCTAGACCTCATAGACGGG GTTATATATCAGCTACagtcaaagaaatgtatagtttGCCAAAAGCATGATCGTTCCATTGTCCTGCAGCCTTGCCAACATTATGTACTTTGTCAGAACTGTGCGTCTGGTAAAACGGAATGTCCATACTGTAAGACAAAAATCTTGAAGTGGTGA
- the unkl gene encoding putative E3 ubiquitin-protein ligase UNKL isoform X3, which produces MPSVSKTAASASPQTEKPTHYTYLKEFRTEQCPLFLQHKCTQHRPFTCFHWHFLNQRRRRPIRRRDGTFNYSPDVYCTKYDETTGICPDGDDCPYLHRTTGDTERKYHLRYYKTGTCIHETDARGHCVKNGLHCAFAHGPHDLRPPVYDIREIQAQEALQNGQLGSGEGIPDLQPGVLASQAMIEKTLNEDPRWQDTNFVLANYKTDQCTKPPRLCRQGYACPHYHNSRDRRRNPRKFKYRSTPCPSVKHGDEWGEPSKCESGDSCPYCHSRTEQQFHPEIYKSTKCNDMRQTGYCPRGPFCAFAHVERIPSTEETMSTLLSAMQASSQCKLGSQQYPECPVTDWSSNMNSITSSASNNGQTGNAHSGMFSVVNALASSITSSITSSLASSIGSDSSSPTTLSTMNAKATPFYPGSNTVESVIGSALDLNFSDINVASLDKDFEDQDNNGLCLTSQRLLGGSAPVNIPGSLARSSSLHSSSSLSASPLGSLSHSLSQSLLTGMASQQSQPQVPPVKTEHGLLGTPTSTQNSLGLNGGAGSIWDFMSGSFSPSPSPVFSSLTSSTVGSSSTDIGRLLRELDEAKRKIKQWEDAWHQVKQACEAWQKDAHEAKEQAKSAEAERQLAEQKREDTERKLKEIQRDFDVLCRSPNTPLLRSYGELDQLPLPKLRSIQSQLRSDLDLIDGVIYQLQSKKCIVCQKHDRSIVLQPCQHYVLCQNCASGKTECPYCKTKILKW; this is translated from the exons ATATTTGAAGGAGTTCAGGACCGAACAGTGCCCACTGTTTTTGCAGCACAAATGCACGCAGCATAGACCCTTTACGTGTTTCCACTGGCATTTTCTAAACCAGAGAAGACGGAGACCCATACGGAGAAGAGACGGGACTTTTAATTACAGCCCCGATGTGTATTGCACCAAGTATGACGAAACAACAGGAATATGCCCTGACGGAGACGA TTGTCCTTATTTACACCGGACCACCGGTGACACAGAGCGCAAGTACCATTTACGTTACTACAAGACCGGCACCTGCATCCATGAGACAGACGCTCGTGGACACTGTGTGAAGAACGGCCTCCACTGCGCTTTCGCTCATGGACCACATGATCTTCGTCCACCAGTTTATGACATAAG AGAGATCCAGGCACAGGAAGCGCTGCAGAACGGACAGTTGGGATCCGGGGAGGGAATTCCTGATCTGCAGCCAGGTGTGCTGGCCAGCCAGGCCATGATTGAGAAGACCCTCAACGAGGACCCCCGCTGGCAAG aCACTAATTTTGTTTTGGCCAATTATAAAACGGATCAGTGCACCAAGCCTCCGCGTCTGTGCAGGCAGGGCTACGCCTGTCCCCACTATCACAACAGCAGAGATAGGAGAAGAAATCCTAGAAAGTTCAAATACAG ATCGACCCCGTGCCCGAGTGTGAAACATGGCGATGAATGGGGCGAACCCTCAAAGTGTGAGAGCGGCGACAGCTGTCCGTACTGCCACTCCCGCACAGAACAGCAATTCCATCCAGAG ATTTACAAATCTACAAAATGCAACGACATGAGGCAAACTGGATACTGTCCAAGGGGGCCATTCTGTGCTTTTGCACATGTGGAAA GAATTCCCTCCACAGAAGAGACCATGAGCACGTTGCTCTCAGCCATGCAGGCAAGTTCTCAGTGCAAGCTGGGCTCGCAGCAATACCCGGAGTGTCCGGTTACCGACTGGAGTAGCAACATGAATTCCATCACCAGCAGCGCTAGCAACAACGGCCAGACAGGAAAC GCTCACAGCGGCATGTTTTCAGTGGTGAACGCGCTAGCATCCAGCATAACATCGAGCATCACATCCAGCCTGGCTTCCAGTATTGGATCTGACAGTTCATCACCCACCACTTTATCAACCATGAATGCAAAAGCCACGCCTTTCTATCCAGGCAGCAATACCGTGGAGTCAGTAATAG GATCTGCGCTCGACCTTAATTTTAGTGACATCAATGTTGCCTCCCTTGATAAAGATTTCGAGGACCAGGATAACAATGGCCTTTGTTTAACAA GTCAGAGGTTATTAGGAGGCTCCGCTCCTGTCAATATTCCCGGCTCTCTGGCTCGGTCTTCCTCTCTGCATTCATCCTCCTCTCTTTCCGCCTCCCCGCTCGGCTCACTGTCCCATTCTCTGTCCCAGTCTCTGCTCACTGGAATGGCCTCCCAGCAGAGCCAGCCACAGGTGCCGCCTGTTAAAACCGAGCATGGCCTTCTAGGAACACCCACGTCTACGCAGAACTCCTTAG GTCTGAATGGTGGAGCGGGAAGTATATGGGACTTTATGAGTGGCAGCTTCTCTCCCAGCCCGTCTCCAGTGTTCAGCAGCCTTACCTCCAGCACGGTCGGCTCCAGCAGCACAGACATCGGCCGACTCCTGCGAGAACTAGACGAGGCCAAGCGCAAGATAAAGCAATGGGAAGATGCCTGGCACCAAGTCAAACAG GCCTGCGAAGCGTGGCAGAAAGACGCTCacgaagcaaaagaacaagctAAATCAGCGGAGGCGGAGCGGCAGCTTGCGGAGCAGAAGCGCGAGGATACCGAGCGAAAGCTGAAGGAAATTCAAAGAGACTTTGACGTTTTGTGTCGCTCGCCGAACACGCCCCTCCTGCGCAGCTACGGCGAGCTGGACCAGCTCCCCCTGCCAAAGCTGCGCTCCATCCAGAGTCAGCTGCGCTCCGACCTAGACCTCATAGACGGG GTTATATATCAGCTACagtcaaagaaatgtatagtttGCCAAAAGCATGATCGTTCCATTGTCCTGCAGCCTTGCCAACATTATGTACTTTGTCAGAACTGTGCGTCTGGTAAAACGGAATGTCCATACTGTAAGACAAAAATCTTGAAGTGGTGA